In Electrophorus electricus isolate fEleEle1 chromosome 1, fEleEle1.pri, whole genome shotgun sequence, a single window of DNA contains:
- the sept9b gene encoding septin 9b isoform X2 translates to MDHSTNVEEARVGSDLDLRRSEIISSFYGNMADAAKTAQQPQPVGRGEKAGAEFGYVGVDSVLEQMRRKAMKQGFELNIMAVGQSGLGKSTLINTLFKSKVSRRSVKPDDEERIPKTIEIKSISHDIEEKGVRMKLTVIDTPGFGDQINNENCWQPIMKFINEQYEQYLQEEININRKKRIPDTRVHCCIYFIPPTGHCLRPIDIEFMRHLSKVVNIVPIIAKADTLTLEERDFFRQKIKEDLRANEIEVYPQKEFDEDAEDRVINDNIREKIPFAVVGSDQEYQVNGKRLLGRRTRWGTVEVENTAHCEFAYLRDLLIRTHMQNLKDITSSIHYEVYRVRRLNEDSTQTHDEEDGHPAVQANGIPAHDVLSHEM, encoded by the exons GGTCAGAGATCATCAGCAGTTTCTACGGCAACATGGCAGACGcagcaaaaacagcacagcagcctCAGCCGGTGGGGCGGGGCGAAAAGGCAGGGGCGGAGTTTGGCTACGTGGGAGTCGACTCTGTCCTGGAGCAGATGAGGAGGAAGGCTATGAAACAGGGGTTTGAGCTCAACATCATGGCAGTGG gtcaGAGCGGGCTGGGTAAATCCACACTGATCAACACTCTGTTCAAGTCTAAAGTGAGCCGGAGGTCTGTGAAGCCTGATGATGAGGAGAGGATTCCCAAAACCATCGAGATCAAATCCATCAGTcatg ATATTGAAGAGAAAGGGGTGAGGATGAAACTAACAGTAATTGATACACCAGGATTTGGAGACCAGATCAACAATGAGAACTG TTGGCAGCCCATTATGAAGTTCATTAATGAGCAGTATGAGCAGTACCTACAGGAGGAGATCAACATTAACAGGAAGAAACGCATCCCAGACACACGTGTGCACTGCTGTATATACTTCATACCACCTACAGGACactg tctgcGGCCGATCGATATTGAGTTTATGAGGCATCTGAGTAAAGTGGTGAACATCGTTCCAATCATCGCCAaagcagacacactgacactggaggagagagatttCTTCAGACAGAAG ATAAAGGAAGACCTGCGAGCCAATGAGATTGAGGTTTACCCCCAGAAGGAGTTTGATGAGGACGCAGAGGACAGGGTGATCAATGACAACATCAGG gagaaAATCCCCTTTGCTGTGGTGGGCAGTGACCAAGAGTACCAGGTGAACGGGAAGAGACTACTGGGTAGAAGAACACGATGGGGTACAGTagaag TTGAGAACACAGCGCACTGTGAGTTCGCCTACCTGCGGGACCTTCTGATCAG AACTCACATGCAGAACCTGAAGGACATCACTAGCAGTATTCACTATGAAGTTTACCGTGTGCGTAGACTCAACGAAGACAGCACGCAGACCCACGACGAGGAGGATGGACATCCTGCCGTCCAGGCCAACGGCATCCCTGCTCACGATGTCCTCTCGCATGAGATGTAG
- the sept9b gene encoding septin 9b isoform X3 — protein MADAAKTAQQPQPVGRGEKAGAEFGYVGVDSVLEQMRRKAMKQGFELNIMAVGQSGLGKSTLINTLFKSKVSRRSVKPDDEERIPKTIEIKSISHDIEEKGVRMKLTVIDTPGFGDQINNENCWQPIMKFINEQYEQYLQEEININRKKRIPDTRVHCCIYFIPPTGHCLRPIDIEFMRHLSKVVNIVPIIAKADTLTLEERDFFRQKIKEDLRANEIEVYPQKEFDEDAEDRVINDNIREKIPFAVVGSDQEYQVNGKRLLGRRTRWGTVEVENTAHCEFAYLRDLLIRTHMQNLKDITSSIHYEVYRVRRLNEDSTQTHDEEDGHPAVQANGIPAHDVLSHEM, from the exons ATGGCAGACGcagcaaaaacagcacagcagcctCAGCCGGTGGGGCGGGGCGAAAAGGCAGGGGCGGAGTTTGGCTACGTGGGAGTCGACTCTGTCCTGGAGCAGATGAGGAGGAAGGCTATGAAACAGGGGTTTGAGCTCAACATCATGGCAGTGG gtcaGAGCGGGCTGGGTAAATCCACACTGATCAACACTCTGTTCAAGTCTAAAGTGAGCCGGAGGTCTGTGAAGCCTGATGATGAGGAGAGGATTCCCAAAACCATCGAGATCAAATCCATCAGTcatg ATATTGAAGAGAAAGGGGTGAGGATGAAACTAACAGTAATTGATACACCAGGATTTGGAGACCAGATCAACAATGAGAACTG TTGGCAGCCCATTATGAAGTTCATTAATGAGCAGTATGAGCAGTACCTACAGGAGGAGATCAACATTAACAGGAAGAAACGCATCCCAGACACACGTGTGCACTGCTGTATATACTTCATACCACCTACAGGACactg tctgcGGCCGATCGATATTGAGTTTATGAGGCATCTGAGTAAAGTGGTGAACATCGTTCCAATCATCGCCAaagcagacacactgacactggaggagagagatttCTTCAGACAGAAG ATAAAGGAAGACCTGCGAGCCAATGAGATTGAGGTTTACCCCCAGAAGGAGTTTGATGAGGACGCAGAGGACAGGGTGATCAATGACAACATCAGG gagaaAATCCCCTTTGCTGTGGTGGGCAGTGACCAAGAGTACCAGGTGAACGGGAAGAGACTACTGGGTAGAAGAACACGATGGGGTACAGTagaag TTGAGAACACAGCGCACTGTGAGTTCGCCTACCTGCGGGACCTTCTGATCAG AACTCACATGCAGAACCTGAAGGACATCACTAGCAGTATTCACTATGAAGTTTACCGTGTGCGTAGACTCAACGAAGACAGCACGCAGACCCACGACGAGGAGGATGGACATCCTGCCGTCCAGGCCAACGGCATCCCTGCTCACGATGTCCTCTCGCATGAGATGTAG